The Arthrobacter sp. NicSoilC5 genome has a window encoding:
- the carB gene encoding carbamoyl-phosphate synthase large subunit encodes MPKRTDLKSVLVIGSGPIVIGQAAEFDYSGTQALRVLKEEGLRVILVNSNPATIMTDPEFADATYVEPITPEVVEKIIAKERPDAVLPTLGGQTALNTAIALDKNGVLEKYNVELIGANIAAIELGEDREKFKGVVERCGAESARSHIIHTMDEALTAAVDLGYPMVVRPSFTMGGLGSGLAYNEDDLRRIVGQGLQYSPTSEVLLEESILGWKEYELEMMRDKNDNVVVVCSIENFDPVGVHTGDSITVAPALTLTDREYQKLRDVAIAVIREVGVDTGGCNIQFAIDPATGRVVVIEMNPRVSRSSALASKATGFAIAKIATKLSLGYTLDEIPNDITQKTPASFEPTLDYVVVKVPRFAFEKFPAADNTLTTTMKSVGEAMAMGRNFTEALQKALRSLEQKGSQLDFSSVPEWEVAELIEKAKRPTTERLHQVQRALLGGATVEQLFEATKIDPWFLDQLQLLNEISHEIRQAGALTADMLKRAKRHGFSDEQIGALTHNSEAVVRGVRQALGIRPVYKTVDTCAAEFAAYTPYHYSAYDEEDEVALHSKPSIIILGSGPNRIGQGIEFDYSCVHASMALRKAGYETVMVNCNPETVSTDYDVSTRLYFEPLTLEDVLEVIAAEERTGGVMGVFVQLGGQTPLKLAQQLADAGVPILGTSPEAIDLAEHRGAFSRVLDKAGLVSPKNGTAVSFEDAKKIADEIGYPVLVRPSYVLGGRGMEIVYDEPNLSRYIANATEITPDHPVLIDRFLEDAVEIDVDALYDGTDMYLGGIMEHIEEAGIHSGDSACVLPPITLGSNVIERVRVATRAIAEGVGVRGLINIQFALASDVLYVLEANPRASRTVPFVSKATGVQMAKAAALIGTGVTINQLRSAYKMLPETGDGSTLPLDAPVAVKEAVLPFSRFRTLEGKVVDSLLGPEMRSTGEVMGIDKHFDTAFAKSQAGANNALPTEGKVFVSVANRDKRSVIMGVKRLSDLGFEIVSTGGTADVLRRNGIQATPVRKVAEGSSAEGEGTIADLIVAGEIDMVFNTPSGGEARSDGYELRAAATSIGIPCITTVAEFNAAVQAIEAMRTYEWSVTSLQEHAAALADSQKAALQHA; translated from the coding sequence ATGCCGAAACGTACAGACCTCAAAAGCGTCCTCGTCATTGGTTCCGGCCCGATCGTCATCGGCCAGGCCGCCGAGTTCGACTACTCCGGCACCCAGGCCCTGCGGGTCCTCAAGGAGGAAGGCCTCCGCGTCATCCTCGTGAACTCCAACCCGGCCACCATCATGACCGACCCCGAGTTCGCCGACGCCACCTACGTTGAGCCCATCACCCCCGAGGTGGTGGAGAAGATCATCGCCAAGGAACGCCCCGACGCCGTACTGCCCACCCTGGGCGGCCAGACCGCGCTGAACACCGCCATCGCCCTGGACAAGAACGGTGTACTGGAGAAGTACAACGTGGAACTGATCGGCGCCAACATCGCCGCGATCGAGCTCGGCGAGGACCGCGAGAAGTTCAAGGGCGTCGTGGAGCGCTGCGGCGCCGAATCCGCCCGCAGCCACATCATCCACACCATGGACGAGGCCCTCACGGCGGCCGTAGACCTGGGCTACCCCATGGTGGTGCGCCCGTCCTTCACCATGGGCGGCCTGGGCTCCGGCCTGGCCTACAACGAGGATGACCTGCGCCGCATCGTCGGCCAGGGCCTGCAGTACAGCCCCACCAGCGAGGTCCTGCTCGAAGAGAGCATCCTGGGCTGGAAGGAATACGAGCTCGAAATGATGCGGGACAAGAACGATAACGTGGTTGTCGTCTGCTCCATCGAAAACTTCGACCCCGTGGGCGTGCACACCGGCGACTCCATCACCGTGGCCCCGGCACTGACCCTCACCGACCGCGAATACCAGAAGCTGCGCGACGTTGCCATCGCCGTCATCCGCGAGGTGGGTGTCGACACCGGCGGCTGCAACATCCAGTTCGCCATCGACCCGGCCACCGGCCGCGTGGTGGTCATCGAAATGAACCCCCGCGTCTCCCGCTCCTCGGCACTGGCATCCAAGGCCACCGGCTTCGCCATCGCCAAGATCGCCACCAAGCTCTCGCTCGGCTACACCCTGGACGAGATCCCCAACGACATCACCCAGAAGACCCCCGCGTCCTTCGAACCCACCCTGGACTACGTGGTGGTCAAGGTCCCGCGGTTTGCCTTCGAAAAGTTCCCGGCGGCGGACAACACCCTCACCACCACCATGAAGTCCGTCGGCGAAGCCATGGCCATGGGCCGCAACTTCACCGAGGCCCTGCAGAAGGCCCTGCGCTCCCTCGAGCAGAAGGGTTCGCAGCTGGACTTCAGCAGCGTCCCGGAATGGGAAGTCGCCGAACTCATCGAAAAGGCGAAGCGCCCCACTACGGAGCGCCTCCACCAGGTCCAGCGCGCCCTCCTGGGCGGCGCCACCGTGGAACAGCTTTTCGAAGCCACCAAGATCGACCCCTGGTTCCTGGACCAGCTCCAGCTGCTCAATGAGATCTCCCACGAAATCCGCCAGGCCGGCGCCCTGACCGCCGACATGCTCAAGCGCGCCAAGCGCCACGGCTTCTCGGATGAGCAGATCGGCGCCCTGACGCACAACTCCGAGGCAGTGGTCCGCGGGGTCCGCCAGGCGCTGGGCATCCGCCCCGTCTACAAGACCGTGGACACCTGCGCCGCGGAGTTCGCCGCCTACACGCCGTACCACTACTCGGCCTACGACGAGGAGGACGAGGTCGCGCTGCACTCCAAGCCGTCCATCATCATCCTCGGCTCCGGCCCCAACCGCATCGGCCAGGGCATCGAGTTCGACTACTCCTGCGTCCACGCCTCCATGGCGCTGCGCAAGGCCGGCTACGAGACCGTCATGGTCAACTGCAACCCGGAAACCGTCTCCACCGACTACGACGTCTCCACCCGCCTGTACTTCGAGCCGCTGACGCTCGAGGACGTGCTGGAGGTCATCGCGGCCGAGGAACGCACCGGCGGCGTCATGGGTGTCTTCGTCCAGCTCGGCGGCCAGACCCCGCTGAAGCTCGCGCAGCAGCTCGCCGATGCCGGAGTGCCGATCCTGGGCACCTCACCGGAGGCCATCGACCTCGCCGAGCACCGCGGCGCGTTCTCCCGCGTCCTGGACAAGGCCGGCCTGGTGTCGCCCAAGAACGGCACCGCCGTCTCCTTCGAGGACGCCAAGAAGATCGCCGACGAGATCGGCTACCCCGTCCTGGTTCGCCCGTCCTACGTGCTGGGGGGCCGCGGCATGGAAATCGTCTACGACGAGCCCAACCTCTCCCGCTACATCGCCAACGCCACCGAGATCACCCCGGACCACCCCGTGCTGATCGACCGGTTCCTGGAGGACGCCGTCGAGATCGACGTCGACGCCCTCTACGACGGCACGGACATGTACCTGGGCGGCATCATGGAGCACATCGAGGAAGCCGGCATCCACTCCGGCGACTCCGCCTGCGTCCTGCCGCCCATCACGCTGGGCAGCAATGTCATCGAGCGCGTCCGCGTGGCCACCCGCGCCATCGCCGAGGGCGTGGGCGTGCGCGGGCTGATCAACATCCAGTTCGCGCTGGCCTCGGACGTGCTGTACGTCCTGGAAGCCAACCCCCGCGCCTCGCGCACCGTGCCGTTCGTGTCCAAGGCCACCGGCGTCCAGATGGCCAAGGCCGCTGCCCTCATCGGCACCGGCGTGACCATCAACCAGCTCCGCAGCGCCTACAAGATGCTGCCGGAAACCGGCGACGGCTCGACCCTGCCGCTCGACGCCCCCGTGGCCGTCAAGGAAGCAGTGCTGCCGTTCAGCCGGTTCCGCACCCTTGAAGGCAAGGTGGTGGACTCCCTGCTCGGCCCGGAAATGCGCTCCACCGGCGAAGTCATGGGCATCGACAAGCACTTCGACACCGCCTTCGCCAAGAGCCAGGCCGGCGCCAACAACGCCCTGCCCACCGAAGGCAAGGTGTTCGTCTCCGTGGCCAACCGCGACAAGCGTTCCGTGATCATGGGCGTCAAGCGGCTCTCCGACCTCGGCTTCGAGATCGTCTCCACCGGCGGGACCGCCGACGTCCTGCGCCGCAACGGCATCCAGGCCACCCCGGTGCGCAAGGTTGCCGAGGGCAGCAGCGCCGAGGGGGAGGGCACCATTGCCGACCTCATCGTGGCCGGCGAGATCGACATGGTCTTCAACACGCCCTCCGGCGGCGAAGCCCGCAGCGACGGCTACGAGCTCCGCGCCGCGGCAACGTCCATCGGCATTCCGTGCATCACCACGGTGGCCGAGTTCAACGCCGCCGTCCAGGCCATCGAAGCCATGCGCACCTACGAGTGGTCTGTCACCAGCCTGCAGGAGCACGCTGCAGCGCTGGCCGATTCGCAGAAGGCGGCCCTGCAGCATGCCTGA
- the carA gene encoding glutamine-hydrolyzing carbamoyl-phosphate synthase small subunit: MTATTSAPVSAPAALVLEDGRIFRGTSYGATGTALGEAVFATGMTGYQETITDPSYARQLVVQTAPHIGNTGVNDDDAESRRIWVAGYIVRDAARRPSNWRSERSLDEELVAQGIVGIQGVDTRAITRHLREHKTMRAGIFSGEAAQGTDKELLDAVLASAPMEGSRLAEEVSVDEAYVVEPKDHGWEGEPRFSIAAIDLGIKAMTPVRFAERGVRVHVLPATATLEDVNAVNPDGFFMSNGPGDPATADAQVKLLRSVLDEKLPYFGICFGNQILGRALGFGTYKLRYGHRGINQPVMDRRTGKVEITSQNHGFAVDAPLDGATQAPEARYGRVEVSHISLNDDVVEGLACLDIPAFSVQYHPEAAAGPHDAAYLFDRFIDLMGDAKNADTKTATDNKTEDKK, translated from the coding sequence TTGACAGCAACCACCTCCGCTCCTGTATCGGCCCCGGCTGCGCTGGTTCTCGAAGACGGACGCATCTTCCGCGGCACCAGCTACGGCGCCACCGGCACCGCCCTGGGCGAGGCCGTCTTCGCGACCGGCATGACCGGTTACCAGGAAACCATCACCGATCCCTCGTACGCCCGCCAGCTGGTGGTGCAGACCGCCCCGCACATCGGCAACACCGGCGTGAATGATGACGACGCCGAGTCCCGGCGCATCTGGGTGGCCGGCTACATTGTCCGCGACGCAGCGCGCCGGCCCTCCAACTGGCGTTCCGAGCGGTCGCTGGATGAGGAACTGGTGGCCCAGGGCATCGTCGGCATCCAGGGTGTGGACACCCGCGCCATCACCCGGCACCTGCGTGAGCACAAGACCATGCGCGCCGGCATCTTCTCCGGCGAGGCGGCGCAGGGCACCGACAAGGAGCTGCTCGACGCCGTCCTGGCCAGCGCCCCCATGGAGGGTTCGCGCCTGGCCGAGGAAGTCAGCGTCGACGAAGCCTACGTGGTGGAACCGAAGGACCACGGCTGGGAGGGCGAACCCCGCTTCAGCATCGCGGCGATCGACCTCGGCATCAAGGCCATGACCCCGGTACGGTTCGCCGAGCGCGGCGTCCGCGTCCACGTACTGCCTGCCACCGCCACCCTGGAGGACGTCAATGCCGTCAACCCGGACGGCTTCTTCATGTCCAACGGCCCGGGCGACCCCGCCACCGCCGACGCCCAGGTGAAGCTCCTGCGCTCCGTCCTGGATGAGAAGCTGCCCTACTTCGGCATCTGCTTCGGCAACCAGATCCTGGGCCGTGCCCTGGGCTTCGGCACCTACAAGCTCCGCTACGGCCACCGCGGCATCAACCAGCCCGTGATGGACCGCCGCACCGGCAAGGTGGAAATAACCTCCCAGAACCACGGCTTCGCCGTGGACGCCCCGCTCGACGGCGCCACCCAGGCTCCGGAGGCACGCTACGGCCGGGTGGAAGTCAGCCACATCAGCCTGAACGACGACGTCGTGGAAGGCCTCGCCTGCCTGGACATCCCGGCCTTCTCCGTCCAGTACCACCCCGAGGCTGCGGCCGGCCCGCACGACGCCGCCTACCTGTTCGACCGGTTCATCGACCTCATGGGCGACGCCAAGAACGCTGACACCAAGACCGCCACCGACAACAAGACTGAGGACAAGAAGTAA
- a CDS encoding dihydroorotase, translated as MAGNTGTYLIQGAAILGGDPTDLLVRDGIIAEIGHGLSADGATVIDAAGLVALPGMVDVHTHLREPGREDAETVETGTRAAALGGYTAVHAMANSTPVADTAGVVEQVYTLGRAAGWVDVRPVGAVTVGLAGEQLAELGAMADSRARVRMFSDDGICVHDPVLMRRALEYVKAFDGVVAQHAQEPRLTAGAQMNEGDVSAVLGLTGWPAVAEESIIARDVLLAQHVGSRLHVCHVSTAGSVEIIRWAKERGIDVTAEVTPHHLLLTDDLVRSYDPVFKVNPPLRTDADVQALRAGLADGTIDVVGTDHAPHPSEHKECEWAQAAMGMTGLETALSVVQHAMIETGLMTWADFARVTSTAAAKIGRLSDQGRPIEAGEPANLILVDPAARWTVDPFQMATMGRNSPFKGRELPGKVVATFFKGHATVLDGALNTPHPDAAATPAGAA; from the coding sequence ATGGCAGGCAACACCGGAACGTACCTCATCCAGGGCGCCGCCATCCTGGGCGGCGACCCCACGGACCTGCTGGTCCGCGACGGCATCATCGCCGAGATCGGCCACGGGCTCTCCGCTGACGGTGCCACCGTCATCGACGCCGCCGGCCTGGTGGCCCTGCCCGGCATGGTTGACGTCCACACGCACCTCCGCGAACCCGGCCGTGAAGATGCCGAAACCGTGGAAACCGGAACGCGTGCCGCGGCGCTGGGCGGTTACACCGCGGTTCACGCGATGGCCAACAGCACGCCCGTCGCCGACACCGCGGGCGTCGTGGAACAGGTCTACACGCTGGGCCGCGCCGCCGGATGGGTGGACGTGCGCCCGGTGGGCGCCGTCACCGTTGGCCTGGCGGGGGAGCAGCTGGCTGAACTGGGCGCCATGGCCGATTCCCGCGCCCGGGTGCGCATGTTCTCCGACGACGGCATCTGCGTCCACGACCCCGTGCTGATGCGCCGCGCGCTGGAATACGTCAAAGCGTTCGACGGCGTGGTGGCCCAGCACGCGCAGGAACCCCGCCTGACCGCCGGGGCCCAGATGAACGAGGGCGACGTCTCCGCCGTCCTCGGCCTCACCGGCTGGCCAGCCGTCGCCGAGGAAAGCATCATCGCCCGCGATGTCCTCCTTGCCCAGCACGTCGGTTCCCGCCTGCACGTGTGCCACGTGTCCACGGCAGGCTCGGTGGAAATCATCCGCTGGGCCAAGGAACGCGGCATCGACGTCACGGCTGAGGTCACCCCGCACCACCTGCTGCTGACCGACGACCTGGTCCGCAGCTACGACCCCGTCTTCAAGGTCAACCCGCCGCTGCGCACCGACGCCGACGTCCAGGCATTGCGCGCAGGCCTGGCAGACGGCACGATCGACGTTGTGGGTACCGACCACGCACCGCATCCCAGCGAGCACAAAGAATGCGAGTGGGCGCAGGCCGCCATGGGCATGACCGGACTGGAAACGGCCCTGTCCGTCGTCCAGCACGCCATGATCGAGACCGGCCTGATGACGTGGGCGGACTTCGCACGGGTCACCTCCACCGCGGCTGCGAAGATCGGCCGGTTGAGCGACCAGGGCAGGCCCATCGAAGCCGGGGAACCCGCCAACCTCATCCTGGTGGATCCGGCCGCGCGCTGGACGGTGGACCCGTTCCAGATGGCCACCATGGGCCGCAACTCGCCCTTCAAGGGCAGGGAGCTTCCGGGCAAGGTGGTGGCAACCTTCTTCAAGGGGCACGCCACCGTCCTCGACGGCGCGCTCAACACGCCCCACCCGGATGCCGCCGCAACCCCTGCAGGCGCTGCCTGA
- a CDS encoding aspartate carbamoyltransferase catalytic subunit has translation MKHLLSTGDLSLSNAIRILDTAEEMSAVGEREVKKLPALRGRTVVNLFFEDSTRTRISFEAAAKRLSADVINFAAKGSSVSKGESLKDTAQTLSAMGADAVVIRHWASGAPHRLAATDWIDAAVINAGDGTHEHPTQALLDAFTMRRHWARLAGTDSQGTDLKGMRVAIAGDVLHSRVARSNVWLLRTLGAEVTLVAPPTLLPVGVDKWPCSVSYDLDQTLANGVDAVMMLRVQGERMNASFFPSTREYSRRWGFDDNRLRALDDLGMTDTIIMHPGPMNRGLEISAAAADSPRSTVLAQVRNGVSVRMAALYLLLSGDTREPAATRAPAYAAALSTKESN, from the coding sequence ATGAAACACCTCCTGTCCACCGGGGACCTCAGCCTTTCGAACGCCATCCGCATCCTGGACACTGCCGAGGAAATGTCGGCCGTGGGGGAGCGGGAAGTGAAAAAGCTTCCGGCATTGCGCGGCCGCACGGTCGTCAACCTCTTCTTCGAGGACTCCACCCGCACCCGCATCTCCTTCGAAGCCGCGGCCAAGCGGCTGTCGGCGGACGTCATCAACTTCGCCGCCAAGGGATCGTCCGTTTCCAAGGGCGAGTCCCTCAAGGACACTGCCCAGACCCTGTCCGCCATGGGGGCGGACGCCGTCGTCATCAGGCACTGGGCTTCCGGCGCGCCGCACCGGTTGGCTGCCACCGATTGGATCGACGCCGCCGTCATCAACGCCGGCGACGGCACCCATGAGCACCCCACCCAGGCCCTCCTCGACGCCTTCACCATGCGCCGGCACTGGGCCCGCCTGGCCGGGACCGATTCCCAGGGTACGGACCTCAAAGGCATGCGGGTCGCCATCGCAGGCGATGTCCTGCACTCCCGCGTGGCGCGTTCGAACGTGTGGCTGCTCCGTACCCTTGGCGCGGAGGTTACACTGGTGGCGCCCCCCACCCTGCTGCCGGTCGGCGTCGACAAATGGCCCTGCAGCGTCAGCTACGACCTGGACCAAACCCTCGCAAACGGCGTTGACGCCGTCATGATGCTCCGGGTCCAGGGCGAACGCATGAACGCATCGTTCTTCCCGAGCACCCGCGAATACTCGCGCCGCTGGGGCTTCGACGACAACCGGCTCCGGGCCCTCGATGACCTCGGCATGACGGACACCATCATCATGCACCCGGGCCCCATGAACCGTGGCCTGGAGATCAGCGCAGCCGCCGCGGATTCACCCCGCTCCACCGTCCTGGCCCAGGTCCGCAATGGCGTGTCCGTGCGGATGGCCGCACTGTACCTGCTGCTCTCCGGGGACACCCGGGAACCAGCCGCAACCCGGGCGCCGGCCTACGCCGCCGCCCTGTCCACCAAGGAGAGCAACTGA
- the pyrR gene encoding bifunctional pyr operon transcriptional regulator/uracil phosphoribosyltransferase PyrR produces the protein MTSVTSAPVPARVVLSQADIDRALTRIAHEILEANKGSRDLVLLGIPRRGYPLAVRLAEKIAAADNTVDAAAIVGQLDVTMFRDDLSHQGTRPPYPTRLPRTGIDNKVVVLIDDVLYSGRTIRAALDALVDLGRPRIVRLAVLIDRGHRELPIRADHVGKNLPTSSAEKVRVRLEETDTSEAGAPVNEVVIEGGA, from the coding sequence TTGACATCTGTCACCAGCGCACCGGTTCCAGCCAGGGTTGTCCTCAGCCAGGCGGACATTGACCGGGCCCTCACTCGTATCGCCCACGAGATCCTCGAAGCCAACAAGGGATCCCGGGACTTGGTCCTGTTGGGCATTCCCCGCCGCGGTTACCCGCTGGCTGTCCGGCTGGCCGAAAAGATCGCCGCCGCGGACAACACCGTTGACGCCGCTGCCATTGTGGGCCAGCTGGACGTCACCATGTTCCGTGACGACCTCTCCCACCAGGGGACCCGGCCGCCGTACCCCACCAGGCTGCCCCGCACCGGCATCGACAACAAAGTCGTGGTGCTGATCGACGACGTCCTGTACTCGGGCCGCACCATCCGCGCCGCCCTTGACGCCCTCGTCGACCTCGGCCGCCCCCGTATTGTCCGGCTCGCGGTCCTTATTGACCGGGGCCACCGCGAACTTCCCATCCGCGCAGACCATGTAGGCAAGAACCTGCCCACCTCCTCCGCCGAGAAGGTCCGGGTCCGGCTGGAGGAAACGGACACGTCCGAGGCCGGAGCGCCCGTCAACGAAGTCGTGATTGAGGGCGGCGCATGA
- a CDS encoding PrsW family intramembrane metalloprotease produces the protein MPTYPQQPPSGLPDDHYRGGYRPLPQQANPSWMGHVQPEHYRAAPGHQGQPLAVMVPAQAQGTVLHATRARGGLVGLSVAGGVLAFLSLFLVVPFLLSNTGAAGFLIGFLASLVPLAVVLTAVHIIDRWEPEPKRLLFFAFTWGAAVSVAVTLLIQPFFVIAFQFTDQPDLQTYMATVQAPIVEEFAKSLGLLILLLAARRHFDGPVDGVVFAFTIAGGFAFTENILYFGRAIAESASPASDFAQVFFLRGVMSPFAHAIFTGTTGLVMGFAARRWHTGASIGAFFVGLLPAMFLHNRWNSMGQGFLLDYIVVQVPIFVLAVGGIIFLRVAEKRLTRQRLMEYSAAGWFTPAEVQLLATLGGRRTALAWAANSGRKPQMKQFMKAATQLANTRQRILSGRDVPLHQAEERQQLQRILALRAAVAG, from the coding sequence ATGCCGACGTACCCGCAGCAGCCTCCTTCCGGCCTCCCCGACGACCACTACCGCGGCGGCTACCGTCCGCTGCCCCAGCAGGCCAACCCCAGCTGGATGGGCCATGTGCAGCCGGAACACTACCGGGCTGCCCCGGGCCACCAGGGCCAGCCGCTGGCCGTGATGGTGCCGGCCCAGGCCCAGGGGACGGTGCTGCATGCGACGCGGGCCCGTGGAGGGCTGGTGGGGTTGTCGGTTGCCGGCGGCGTGCTCGCTTTCCTGAGCCTTTTCCTGGTGGTGCCGTTCCTTTTGTCCAACACGGGCGCCGCCGGATTCCTGATCGGTTTCCTGGCGTCCCTGGTTCCGCTGGCTGTGGTCCTGACGGCGGTCCACATCATCGACAGGTGGGAGCCGGAGCCGAAACGCCTGCTGTTCTTCGCCTTTACGTGGGGCGCGGCGGTGTCCGTGGCGGTCACCCTGCTGATCCAGCCGTTTTTCGTCATCGCATTCCAGTTCACCGACCAGCCTGACCTGCAGACCTATATGGCAACGGTGCAGGCGCCCATCGTGGAGGAATTCGCCAAGTCCCTTGGCCTGCTGATCCTCCTGCTCGCGGCGCGGCGGCATTTCGACGGCCCCGTGGACGGCGTGGTGTTTGCCTTCACCATCGCCGGCGGGTTCGCGTTCACCGAGAACATCCTCTATTTCGGCCGGGCCATTGCGGAGTCGGCGTCACCGGCCAGTGACTTTGCGCAGGTCTTCTTCCTCCGCGGAGTCATGTCCCCGTTCGCGCATGCCATCTTCACCGGCACCACCGGACTTGTCATGGGCTTCGCCGCACGGCGCTGGCACACCGGCGCGTCCATTGGCGCCTTCTTCGTGGGACTGCTGCCGGCCATGTTCCTGCACAACAGGTGGAACAGCATGGGCCAGGGCTTCCTGCTGGACTACATCGTGGTCCAGGTGCCGATCTTCGTCCTGGCCGTGGGCGGCATCATCTTCCTGCGGGTGGCCGAAAAGAGGCTGACGCGCCAGCGGCTGATGGAGTACTCGGCGGCGGGCTGGTTCACCCCGGCCGAGGTCCAGTTGCTGGCCACGTTGGGCGGCCGGCGGACTGCCCTGGCCTGGGCTGCGAACTCCGGCCGGAAGCCGCAGATGAAGCAGTTCATGAAAGCCGCCACCCAGCTTGCCAATACCCGGCAGCGCATCCTCAGCGGGCGGGACGTGCCGCTCCACCAGGCCGAGGAGCGGCAGCAGCTGCAGCGGATCCTCGCCCTGCGCGCGGCCGTGGCCGGCTGA
- the nusB gene encoding transcription antitermination factor NusB, whose product MSARGKARSRALDVLFEAEQRSVSAFDVLRARREKTDQVVNPYTLEIVEGVVSQQAAIDEFLETYSQGWTLERMPSVDRIILRIGTWELLYNDDVPDGVAVSEAVALAKTLSTDESPQFINGLLGRLQQLKPSLLA is encoded by the coding sequence GTGAGCGCCCGCGGTAAAGCCCGCAGCAGGGCACTGGATGTTCTTTTCGAAGCGGAGCAGCGCTCTGTTTCGGCGTTCGACGTGCTTCGCGCACGCCGGGAAAAGACCGACCAGGTGGTCAACCCCTACACCTTGGAAATTGTCGAAGGGGTAGTGTCCCAGCAGGCCGCCATCGATGAGTTCCTGGAGACGTACTCGCAGGGCTGGACCCTGGAGCGCATGCCGTCCGTGGACCGCATCATCCTGCGCATCGGCACCTGGGAGCTCCTGTACAACGACGACGTCCCCGATGGCGTCGCGGTCAGCGAGGCTGTTGCGCTGGCCAAGACACTGTCAACGGACGAGTCTCCGCAGTTCATCAATGGCCTTTTGGGCCGGCTGCAGCAGCTGAAGCCTTCGCTGCTCGCCTAG
- the efp gene encoding elongation factor P: MATTNDIKNGTVLKLEGQLWNVIEFQHVKPGKGGAFVRTKMRNVMSGKVVDKTFNAGLKIETATVDRRDYQYLYQDGADFVFMDTSDYDQITVSGATVGDATNFMLENQMVNIAIHDGNPLYIELPPSVVLEITYTEPGLQGDRSSAGTKPATLETGYEIQVPLFIENNTKVKVDTRDGSYLGRVSE; encoded by the coding sequence GTGGCAACCACTAACGACATTAAGAACGGAACGGTCCTGAAGCTCGAGGGCCAGCTCTGGAACGTCATCGAATTCCAGCACGTCAAGCCCGGCAAGGGCGGCGCCTTTGTCCGGACCAAGATGCGCAACGTGATGTCCGGCAAGGTTGTCGACAAGACGTTCAACGCCGGGCTCAAGATCGAAACGGCAACCGTTGACCGCCGCGATTACCAGTACCTGTACCAGGACGGCGCAGACTTCGTCTTCATGGACACCTCGGACTACGACCAGATCACCGTGTCCGGCGCCACCGTTGGTGACGCCACCAACTTCATGCTCGAGAACCAGATGGTCAACATCGCCATCCACGACGGCAACCCCCTCTACATCGAACTGCCGCCGAGCGTTGTCCTGGAAATCACCTACACGGAGCCGGGCCTGCAGGGCGACCGCTCCTCCGCAGGCACCAAGCCCGCCACCCTGGAGACCGGTTACGAAATCCAGGTCCCGCTGTTCATCGAGAACAACACCAAGGTCAAGGTGGACACCCGCGACGGCAGCTACCTGGGCCGGGTTTCTGAGTAG
- a CDS encoding tetratricopeptide repeat protein, with product MKGDMSGTGDWPEAGFPGIRINPDTLRPQIVNEDAVRDALAASTDPADPIFVLLVEGHASDAAELLAEARFKDPESFRLRVFEAEVLSVSHRMDRAIELFRQLVAEVHGTSREALALQYLGRTQYAAGHTSAAVESFSKALDLRVAQSADAAQIYSSTVALQRARDVLDLAC from the coding sequence ATGAAGGGCGACATGAGCGGCACCGGAGACTGGCCCGAGGCAGGGTTCCCGGGTATCCGGATCAACCCGGACACCCTGCGGCCGCAGATCGTGAACGAGGACGCTGTCCGCGACGCCTTGGCCGCCTCCACCGATCCCGCAGACCCGATTTTCGTGCTGCTGGTTGAGGGCCACGCGTCCGACGCCGCCGAACTGCTGGCCGAAGCCCGCTTCAAGGACCCGGAATCGTTCCGGCTGCGCGTTTTCGAGGCCGAGGTGCTGAGCGTCTCCCACCGGATGGACCGCGCCATCGAACTGTTCCGCCAGCTTGTGGCGGAGGTGCATGGCACCTCCCGGGAAGCGCTGGCCCTGCAATACCTGGGACGGACGCAGTATGCGGCCGGGCACACCTCCGCGGCCGTTGAATCCTTCTCCAAGGCACTTGACCTGCGGGTGGCGCAGTCCGCCGATGCCGCCCAGATCTACTCCTCCACGGTGGCCCTGCAGCGCGCCCGGGACGTCCTGGACCTGGCCTGCTGA